Proteins encoded together in one Miscanthus floridulus cultivar M001 chromosome 16, ASM1932011v1, whole genome shotgun sequence window:
- the LOC136513995 gene encoding LOW QUALITY PROTEIN: pentatricopeptide repeat-containing protein At2g30100, chloroplastic-like (The sequence of the model RefSeq protein was modified relative to this genomic sequence to represent the inferred CDS: deleted 1 base in 1 codon) produces MALSSQATTAAAAVGTFHQSTRSSSRRLPASSVSPRPPPPPRSLRLDHAAAPSLSPAATVPAPDGLLAAAIEHLEREPASVAADEAPLAALSPRELQLVLVYFAQEGRDAYCALEVFDWLRRANRVDGETMELMAAIACGWIERLVGSGGDVADVAALLGEMDCVGLRPGFSLVEKAVALYWDRGERELAVEFVRDVLRRGGLGAGAGGEHNSANGDGERGGPVGYLAWKMMMDGDYRNAVKLVIEFKETGLKPEVYSYLIGLTALVKEQKEFSKALRRLNSSVKDGSISELDAESMHSIEKYQSDLLSDGVLLSNWAVQEGSSEVLGLVHERLLSLYTCAGCGLEAEHQLWEMKLLGREPDTQLYDVVLAICASQGEAAAVRRLLAGVESTSAGRRKKSMSWLLRGYVKGGFILDASETLIQMLDMGLFPDYLDRAAVLTALRRNIQESSNLESYLKLCKRLSETDLIGPCIVYLYVRKFKLWMAHML; encoded by the exons ATGGCGCTCTCTTCCCAAGCCACCACCGCCGCGGCGGCTGTCGGCACCTTTCACCAATCCACCCGCTCCTCCTCCCGGCGACTCCCCGCGTCGTCTGTCTCCCCCCGGCCCCCGCCGCCCCCGCGCTCCCTGCGCCTCGACCATGCCGCGGCGCCGTCCCTCTCCCCCGCCGCCACCGTGCCCGCGCCCGAcggcctcctcgccgccgccatcgAGCACCTGGAGCGCGAGCCAGCCTCCGTCGCAGCCGACGAGGCCCCGCTCGCGGCGCTGTCCCCGCGGGAGCTGCAGCTGGTGCTCGTCTACTTCGCGCAGGAGGGGCGCGACGCCTACTGCGCGCTCGAGGTCTTCGACTGGCTCCGCCGCGCCAACCGCGTCGACGGGGAGACCATGGAGCTCATGGCCGCCATCGCCTGCGGCTGGATCGAGCGCCTCGTGGGGTCCGGCGGGGACGTCGCCGACGTCGCCGCGCTGCTCGGGGAGATGGACTGCGTCGGGCTGCGGCCTGGGTTCAGCCTCGTGGAGAAGGCCGTCGCGCTCTACTGGGACCGCGGGGAGAGGGAGCTCGCTGTCGAGTTCGTCAGGGACGTGCTCAGGAGAGGGGGACTCGGAGCCGGCGCAGGAGGGGAGCACAACTCtgccaacggcgacggcgagcggGGAGGGCCCGTTGGCTACCTCGCCTGGAAGATGATG ATGGATGGAGACTATCGGAATGCTGTCAAATTGGTCATTGAATTTAAGGAGACCGGGCTCAAACCTGAGGTGTATAGTTATCTCATTGGGTTGACTGCCTTGGTTAAAGAGCAAAAAGAATTCTCAAAGGCTTTGCGAAGATTAAATTCATCGGTGAAGGATGGCTCAATTTCTGAACTGGATGCTGAGAGCATGCATAGTATCGAAAAGTATCAATCGGATTTGTTAAGTGATGGTGTTCTTTTATCGAACTGGGCAGTACAAGAGGGCAGCAGCGAAGTTCTAGGACTTGTGCATGAGAGGCTCCTATCATTGTATACTTGTGCTGGTTGCGGCTTGGAAGCTGAGCACCAACTTTGGGAAATGAAGCTTCTTGGCAGAGAACCTGATACACAGCTCTATGATGTTGTATTGGCCATTTGTGCTTCTCAAGGGGAAGCTGCTGCTGTCCGCCGCTTGCTTGCAGGAGTCGAGTCAACCAGTGCcggaagaaggaagaagtctaTGTCATGGCTACTGCGAGGCTATGTCAAAGGTGGCTTCATTCTAGATGCCTCAGAAACACTCATACAGATGCTGGACATGGGCTTGTTTCCTGATTACCTGGATAGAGCTGCTGTACTGACTGCACTGCGG CGGAACATACAGGAATCCAGCAACCTAGAATCGTACTTGAAGCTCTGCAAGCGACTATCTgagacagatctgattggacctTGTATTGTGTATCTATATGTCCGCAAATTCAAATTGTGGATGGCGCACATGCTTTAG